From the genome of Verrucomicrobiota bacterium:
CCAACGAGGCCAGGAGGCCGACTGGGAGAAGTTTCGAGAGGACAAGCCATCCGATGATCTTGGGCTTCATTTTTGGCAGCACTCGTTCCACAAAAATGAGATGGCGATTCGGAGGCCAAGGGAAACTCTGGAGCTTTCGGACGAAGAGATCGACCGTGAGGAAGCGGTCGAGATCGGCCTGCTTCATGGCCGATTCCACCGCGGCCCGGCTAGCGGAGTAGTTCAAATTGACCGGCACCTTCCCGGCGATCAGGACCGCGAGATTGGCAATCAACCCAGCCCGGCCAGGAGGCAGGGCAATGCCGACCCGGGGCTTTCGGGTGGCCTTCTTGACGTAGGCCGCCAAGGCCAAGGCGGCCGCCAGCACCTTGTCGTAGCCAGTTTCGCTCTTGTCGACCCCATCGAAAACCACCGGTCGGGAGCCATGCTTTTTGATCCCCAGCATGACACTGTAGGCCAAGCTCGCCTCCAGGCTCTCCCGCTCGGCGAAGGCCCGCTCTCCCGCCAGAAGCCATTCCTCTTGCAGGCGGGCGACCGTCAGCTCTTTTTTTTCCAAAAGCGGCCCGAAGACCACCGTGGAAGCGTCCTCGCTGGCAGTTTCGATGGACAACTTTGGGTTGCCGGGCCGACCAAAAAACACCGGGAGCACGGGCTCCCCTGCTCCCAGAAGGAACTCTTGCAGCTCACTGGGCGTTTCCCAGAGCGTGCCCGCCCGGCAGATCACTTTCCCGGGGACGAAGACCAGCCATTCCCCCTCACTCAGGCCTTGGCGCAGGCGGGCATAAAATTCTCCGGGCTGGCGGGCGGAAGCGTCGAAGCGGAGCGACCGGACTTCCGGGCCATTCAGAATCGCTTGCATGGCTGGATCGAGTTGGCTCGCGCCTTCCACCAGCCAAGTGAGCTTCCGCTCGCCGAAGTGCTCAGCCAGACCCGTCATTTCATGAGGCGAGAGGCGATTGGGCAAAAGAAGCGCCCCGGAGGCGGGGAGATGTTCCTCTCCCAGATAGCGTGCGTGAACCATTGTCTATATCTGCGAAGTCGAGCTTCCTCTGTCAATCAGCATCAAATGCGAATTGGCCTTTCTCAAAATCAGGGAGAGACTGCCTTTTCCCCACCCCCCTCAACCCCATGTCTTCGAGCCCTTGCCTCGCCCGTTATTGGCGAAAAAATCTCGCCACCCTGGCCGCCTTGCTCTCTGTCTGGTTCCTCGTCTCCTATGGATGCGGAATTCTCTGGGTGGATCAGCTGGACCGCTTTTCCTTTCCAGGAACCCACATCCCGCTTGGATTCTGGTTCGCCCAGCAAGGTTCCATCTACGTCTTCGTGCTGCTGATCGCGATCTACGTCTGGCGGATGAATCGGCTGGATCGGGAGTTTGCCATCTCCGAGTGAAGGGCCTGCCATGGACGCTATCCAAGCCTGGACCCTAGGCATCGTCATCGCGAGTTTTGCCCTCTACGTGGGAATCGCAATCTGGTCCCGTGCGGGGAGCACTGGCGAATTTTACGTGGCCGGCGGGGGCGTGTCTCCGCTCGCCAATGGGATGGCCACCGGAGCCGATTGGATGTCGGCTGCCTCCTTCATTTCCATGGCAGGCTTGATCGCTTTTGCCGGACGCGATGGCGGCACCTACCTCATGGGGTGGACAGGCGGCTATGTCCTCCTGGCGCTCTTGCTGGCGCCCTACCTTCGCAAGTTTGGCAAGTTCACGGTGCCTGATTTTGTGGGCGATCGCTACTACTCCACCACCGCGCGCATCGTGGCGGTCCTCTGCGCGATCTTCATCTCCTTCACCTATGTCTGCGGACAGATGCAGGGCGTGGGGATCGTCTTCGCGCGCTTTCTCGAGGTGGAGGTCAATCTCGGGGTCGGCATCGGCATGTTGATCGTGTTTTTTTACGCCATCCTCGGTGGCATGAAGGGGATCACCTACACGCAGGTGGCCCAGTATTGCGTGCTCATCTTCGCCTTCATGGTGCCAGCCATTTTCATCTCCTTCCAAATGACCGGGAATGTCCTTCCCCAAGTCGGGATGGGCGGAGAGCTGCGGGCCAGCGGCCAATCCTTGTTGGGGCGGCTGGAAGGCCTGCACGAGGAATTGGGCTTCGCTTCCTACCTCGGGGGCAACAAATCGACCATCGATCTCTTCTTCATCACGGCCGCCCTCATGCTGGGCACGGCTGGCTTGCCGCACGTCATCGTGCGCTTCTACACCGTCAAAACGGTGGCAGCCGCTCGCTTGTCCGCCTTTTGGGCCCTGCTCTTCATTGCCATTCTTTACACGACCGCGCCCGCGGTGGCGGTCTTCGCGCGGACCAATCTCTTGCTGACCACTCGTGATCTCCCGATCGACGAGGCCCCGGCCTGGTTCCAAAACTGGCAGGCGACCGGGCTCATTCAATGGGAAGACCACAATGGAGACGGCAAGGTTCAATACACCGGGAACCCGGGCGACCCCACCTCTTCTCTCCCCCGCAACGAGCTCACCGTGGATCGGGATATCATGGTGCTGGCCAATCCAGAAATCGCCCAGCTACCCAGTTGGGTCATCGGTTTGGTGGCAGCGGGAGGACTGGCGGCAGCTCTCTCCACGGCAGCGGGCCTGCTCTTGGTCATCTCCACGGCGGTGGCCCGCGACCTCGTAAAGAACACCTTCGCCCCGGAGATGTCGGACCAAAAAGAACTCAGGATCGCCCGCATCGGTGCGGCCCTCGCCGTGGTGGTGGCCGGCTACTTCGGCATGAATCCCCCAGGCTTTGTGGCGCAGGTGGTGGCCTTTGCCTTCGGCCTGGCCGCCTCCAGCTTCTTCCCGGCCATTCTGCTCGGCATCTTTCACAAACGGATGAACCGGGAGGGAGCCATCGCCGGGATGCTCGTGGGAATCCTCTTCACCGCAGGCTACATCGTGTATTTCAAGTTTCTCCAGCCCGAGGCCAACCACCCCGAGAATTGGCTCTGGGGCATCAGCCCGGAGGGCATTGGGACCTTGGGCATGCTTTTGAACTTCGCGGTGGCCCTGGTGGTGCATCGCTTCACGGGGGACGCCCCGGAAAAAGTCCAAAACTTGGTCGAAAGCATTCGCTCGCCCCATCGTAAAGAAGGACGCTAGGCTCACTCGGCCGACCGCCTTTCCCTTCCTCCTCATGAATCTCAGCCTTCTTGGACTTGGCATCATCGGCTCCCTCTGGGCCCGCCATCACGCAGCCGATGGGCGCGCCCTGCGCACCTGGAACCGCAGCCCAAAACCAGAGGCACCCGGCTTCACCCCGGACATCGCCCAAGCGGTCCACGGAGTGGACATCCTGCATCTCTGCGTCGGCGACATCGCGGCCGTCGAGTCCGTGCTGAAACAGGCTCTCCCCCACCTCCAACCCGGAGCGCTCGTGATCCAGTCCAGCACCATCTCCCCGGAGGCGGCTAGTCACTTTCGGCAGGAAACCGAAGCCCACGGAGGGCGTTACCTCGAGGCACCCTTCACCGGCAGTGGCCCCATCGCCGAGCAGCGCCAAACCGTCTTTTACGTGGGTGGGCCGGAAGCCCTCATTGAGGAGGCGCTCCCCGCTCTCGCGCCCCTCAGCCGGACGCTGCATCGCCTCCCGGACGAGCGCCAGGCCCAAGCCGTCAAACTCTCCATGAATCTCCAAGTGGCTGCCATCACCCAAGCGCTGGCCGAGGGCCTGCAACTGGCCCGCCAACACGGCCTGCGAGATGACGACTTCTTTAAGATTCTTCGCGACAATGCCTCCCACACCAAACTGGCCGACCTCAAGGAACCCAAGCTTCGCCAGCAAGACTTCTCCCCCCAATTCTCGGTCAAGCACATGCACAAAGACCTCACCCTGGCGCAACAAGCGGCCGGAGAACTGCCCCTGCTTCAGCTCGCCCGGACGCTCGAAGTCTACCAGCTAGGCCTGGAGGCAGGCTACGCCGAGGAAGACTTCAGCTCCCTCATCCGCTTGGTGAAACCGTGAGCCTCGAGGAGGCCAAGGCCGCCATCCGCGAGACGCTTGCCGGGCGCGCTCCAGGCAAAAGCATTTGTCCGAGCGAGGCGGCCAAGCACCTCCAGCGGGAGCGTTGGCGGGAGAGGATGGAAGTGGTCCGGACCGCGGCCAGAGAACTGGCTGAGGAGGGCGTTTTGGAGATCACGCAAAAGGGCCAGGTTCTTTCCTCCTCCCAACCGTTCCGAGGTCCCATTCGACTTCGAAGAAGCCGCTTCAGAACCGATAGTTCAGGCCCAGATTGAGAAAAAGATTCCCATCGATATCGGTATCGAGGGCCACCCGAGAGCTGTCTTCAATCTCGAGACTCTGCCCCACTTGGTAGCCGATATCCCCGAAGAGCCAAAAGCCGTTTCCGAGATGTTTCTCCGCTCCCAAGGCCAAGCGGACCACGCCGTAATTGAGCTGGACCGACTCGCCATTCACGGGATCCTCCACATTCCAGCTCGCGCCATTGAGGTAGGCACTGGCCGAGAAAAGCCAATCGTCATTGGGAGCGAAGAGCACTTGGAACCGGGGAAAGGTCAAATTGAGGCGGGAGTTGGGGCTCGGCTCCCAGATGAGACCGACCGCCGGCAGCAGGACCGCCTCCCCTGTGTCTTGCGAATAGTAGCCTCCACCGATGAGCTTCCAATCCTCTGCGAAACCGTAGGACAAGAGCGCGAGCACCGTCAGATCGAAGGCATCCCCATTGAGGTCCTCGAAGTCGGTCGCCACCCCGGGCATGACCCGCACCCAAGAGGTCAGATTCTCTTGGAAGCGCGTCCAAAAATCGAAAGGGAAGAGCACCCGATAGAGGTCGAGTTCCTGGTTCCCGAGGGGGAAGGTCGTGCCATCAAACTCAAATTGATTGTAGCGAAAGCGCAGCCCGGTGGTCGCTCGCAAGGCCTGGTATTGAAAGAGGGGCACGTTCGCTTGCAGGCCGATCTCTTGGTTTCCCAACTCGTCGCTTCCGCTATCGAAGTCGGCGTCCGCATTCCAGGAATAATAAAATTGCCCCACCGTGTAAGCGGGAATGAAAGACTCCTCGACCTGGTCTTCCTCCAAAGGGGAAGCGAGCAAAGAGAGCGGCAAGGCGAGGGGCAGGAACAGGAATGGTTTCATGGCAGAGCAAACGCTTCAAGGCGTCATGCCACAAAAGCGAACCCCCCGCCACCTCAATCCAGGTCGATCTCCGCGCGATCCCGGCCCAGGCGGAACTCCCCTCCCGCCCGCTCGACCTCACGAACCCGGACCAGCGATCCTTGCAAATCCACCACCAGGGACCGGGAAGGAACGGTGAAGGCCCCGGTGTTGACAATCGATCGGGAGCCCTGCTGGAAAACACTGGCCCAGTGAGTGTGCCCAGAAAGCATCACGCGCGCTTCCGGTGCGAAGTGCTGGAGAAACTGCATGGCCCGCCTCGATCCTTGGGCGATGGCCAGGAAAATTTGCCATTGCCGATCGGGACGAAATCGCTGCCAGAGCCTGAAGCCCATCCCGCGTTCGCGAGAGAGAGGTTTGATGGCGCGCGCGCGGGCGCGCGTCTCCTGCAAGCGACGGAGAAGGGGATCCAAGGAGGCAGGCAGCCCTTCCGGGCCCAGACTGCGCAGCGCCTCTCGCTGCCAGATGACCTCCCGACTCCAAGGCGAAACCTCCTCCAGAACGGCATGCCCATGGGTCACCACCACCTGCCCCGCCCCAAAGGTGGCCAGCGAGTGCTCCCACCCAAACGGGTCGTGATTGCCCTCCAAAAAGAGGGCTTGGACCCCACGCCGCGCGAGCGCCGCTTGCAGTTGCTCCAACTTCGCGCGGCTCGCCAAGTGCGCGCGCTCCTTCACCCGACCCTCCCAAGTATCTCCGTTGAAAAGCACGGTCCCCGCGCCCTCAGTCAGAGGCAGCCAGCCCTCCACCCCCCCAATCCGCGACTTGGGATGGCCAAGATGGAGATCGGAGACCACCCGAATCGGCGGCGGCGCACAGTCCAGATCGAGAATCACCGCCCACAAGTCCCCTCCTTCCCGCTGCTGGCAAGCAATTGACGAAGGCATTCCGCCATCGTAAGGCGCTCGCCATGGCCAAGTTCTCCCCCCTTCGTTCTTTGCTCGCTCTTTTCCTCCCCTGGCTGGCCTCGTGCGGCTTGAGCAATCCGCTGGAAGCCATCCGGGTCCAAGCTAACCCCAGCAGCCAAGGCAGCTCCTGGTTCGATCTTCGACTCCCGGAACCGGAGCGAGAACCGCTCCTGACGCGCCGCCACCGCACGATACCGGCCGTCGAATTCCTCCCCCCGGAAGAGGCCTTGCCCTCGGAAAACTTGGCCGCCACCTCCGCCGGACCGGGGCTGCTTTTGCCGTCCCTGGAAGACTTGGGAGAGAAAGCGGACCAAGGTCCTCCCACCATGAAGCGACGGGAGTTCCAACTAGCTTCCGAGGAAGAACTCCAGCAGGGAGTGGAGGAAGAGCGTCTCCTGCGCAATCTCCAGCTCTATCCAGACGAGGCCGAGTGAGCCGAATAGGCTCTCCGCGAATTACTTCTTGGGCTCTTTTTGTTTCACCAAAGTGGCCCGTTTGCCAACCCGGGAACGGAGATAATGGAGCTTGGCGCGGCGGACATCCCCCTCTTGGGTCACCTCCACCTTGGCGATCTTGGGCGAATGGACCGGGAAAACCCGTTCCACACCCTCTCCATAGGAAATCTTGCGCACCGTGAAGGCTTCGTTGATGCCCGAACCGCTCTTGGCGATGACCAGACCTTGGAAAATTTGAATCCGCTCCTTGCCCCCCTCGATGACTCGATTGTGGACCTTAACGGTGTCGCCGACATTCACCGGGGTGAACTCGTCTTTCATCTGCTCTTGTTCGATTTTGGCGATGATATTCATAACTGAAAACGGGGCGGCGGGTGGTTCGCGGAATGCGGGAGGGGAGCTATAGAGAGAAAGTCACTGGAAGCAACGGATTTCTGCTAGAATCCGGGGCGGGGATCACCCGAAAATTTTCAAAAAGCCCGCCTCCAGGCTAAGGGTCTCCTGGGCATTGCTTTGCAGCTGCTCCCGCAAGGCCTCCACCGCCTCCATCTTTTCCATCAGCTCCTGGAGGGAATACCTCCCCGCCAGGGCCGCCGAAACGGCCGCCTGTTCCGGAAACTCCAAGCCAATGGACACCCCGACTTGCTGCCGAACCGCATCGGCGAACCAACCCAAAAACAGGTCAAAAAGCCGCGTTCGCTCTCGCAGATACGAGGAAGCGGCCAAGGCTTTCCAGGTTTCCTCGCGTCGTTTGAGCCAATCCCCTTCGGTCGTCTTTTGGTAAGTCGCCTTCTCGGCCTCCAGCTGGCTGTCGGCTTGCTTTTGGATCTCCGCACGCACGCCGTCCAGCAGTTGGCTGACCCGGCGCAGCAGGCGCAAGGCCCCCGCCACCGAATCCCGGCCCTCTTGAAAATGGCCGGCCAGAAGCGCCACCATCTCCTGCTCCTCCTCGCTCCGCTGGATCTCGCGGCTTTGGAGAGAAACCTGGAGGCAACGCGAGCGGATGGTGTCCAAAAGCTGTTCCGGCGCCTCGGTCAGAAGAAGAAGGAGCGACTGCGGAGGCGGCTCTTCCAGCGTTTTGAGAAAGGCATTGGCCGCTCCCTCTCCCAGTCGCTCGGCCTCCACCAGCACCGCCACCTTGGTCTTCCCTCGGGGGGCTTGCACCCGCAGGGTTCGCTCGAGCTCGCGCACTTGCTGGACGGTCACCAAGCGGCTCTTGGAAGAAGGCCGCACGACCCTGACCAAGCCACTCGAAAGCGCATCCAGCGATTCTCCCACCCCCCCATTCAGCTGGCGCACCAACTCGCCGGCTAAGCTCTCCTTGCCACTTCCGGCCGGTCCGGTCACCAAGTAGGCATGCGCCAAGCGCCCCCGCCGGACGGCCTCGCCGGCGTAGTGTCGTGCGCTCTCAAGTGTGAATGCCATCTTCCTGTAGGATCGCCCAAATCGCCTGGCTGACCTCGTCCACGCTCTGGGAGGCGTCAATGACCCGGAAGCGCTCGGGAGCTTCCTCGGCCAGATCGAGAAAACCCCGCCTCACGAGGGCGAAAAATTCGTCGTTTTCTCGCTCCATGCGATCGCTCACCCCGGCCGCCTCCGACACCTTCCGGGCCCTTTCCGTGGCCACCGCCGCTTCCATATCGAGGAGAAACGTCCGATCCGGGAGACAATCGCCCACCGCCAGGGCATTGACAGCCTCGGCCACTTCCCGGCCCAGCTTCCGGGCCATTCCCTGGTAGACCACCGTCGAATCCAAAAAACGATCGGCAATGACCACCGCCCCCTCTCGCAAAGCGGGGCCGATGATTTCCCGAACCAATTGAGCCCGGCTGGCCGCGAACAGCATCAGCTCCGCCTCGGGCGCCATGCCCTGCCCGGCCGCGTCAAATTGCAGGAGAGAGCGGACCTTTTCGCCCAAGGCCGTGCCACCCGGCTCACGGACCGAAACCACCCGCCGGCCCTTCGCTTCCAGCCGAGTCTTCAAGCGGGCAATCTGGGTGGATTTCCCGCAGCCTTCCGAGCCCTCAAACGTGATGAAATACCCTGCCATCCTACCGCAAGACCACTCGCCAAGAACCCACTGCCTCGCCTGAAAAATCAAAGACTGGCAAGGTGGCCCCATCGGGAGGCCTCTCCAAATCAGGCACGATGCCAAAGCGAAGCCCCTCAGGGTAGGACCCCTGCGGCTCCTCCTCGGTCGTCACCAAAAAATCGACCAGGGCCTGCAAGCCGAGGCGACCCACCGGCCCGCTCTCCTCCCAAGTCAGCCCCGGAAGGACCGCGCGATTCAGCACCACCACCAGCTGACGATGCCCATCCCGCTTCGTCTTCCACTCGGCGTAGGCCTGCTCGGGCGAAAACCCGCTCGGGCTGCCCTCTCCGAAAGGGGCCACCGTCAAGGGGACGACCGGTAGACGAGCCTCTTCCAGCGAAGCTTCCACTTTGGATCGACCCACAAAACGCAGCGCTGCCCCGCTCTCGTGGGCGGAATCGAGAAAGAGGCGAAGACGGACCGAGGCTTTTCCCTCGATCTCCTCCAAATCAAAATGGCGGAGCGCCAACACCAGATAGAGCGCCTCCGGGCCGGAAAACAAAGTCATCTCGACCTCGCGATAGCCATCCCCTCCTGCGCCCGTTTCCAAGGCGAAGGGCACCCCATGAGCCCGCACCGGGGACACAAATTCCACCAAGCCAGCTGACGCCCCCGAGCCTGCCTTCGCTTGGCGCGTCGGCCCTTCCCACTCCCCCCTCGCTTGGGAAAGGCCAGAAGGCTCGACCACCCGAGGCGCTTCCAACAAGCCCTCTAGCGATTCCGACTGGAAGCGATAATATTGAGGGGCGCTTTCGCCAAAAGAATCCGGAAGCTGCCACAGGCCGGGAGCCATCGCCTCAAGCGCCAGCCATCCCTCCCGGCCCACCGCCGACAATCGAAACTCCCCCCAGGGCCCTGGCCCGCCGTGCAAACGATGCGCCACCTCAGCCCCGGGGGCGAAGCCAGGCTCTTGCTCAATGCGCCAGGGGAGCGGAGCCGTCTCGGAAAGAAGCGCCACCGCTCGCCTCACCCATGCAAGAAGATCGCCCCCTCCCTCCAAGAAGCCCCGTTCGTCCAAATTCGGGTCGAGCAGTGCCAAGGCCTGTTTGGCCGCTGCCGCTTTCCAAAGAAAAACCGACTCCCTGTCCAAGGCCCCCTCGGCGGTCGTGGGCGAACCCCTCAAAGGAGGGGCCAACAGCACCACCGGGAGGTCCGCTGCTGCCAAGGCCTCGAGTGATCTCTCCATAGCCGACTGCCAAAACCCGTTCCCGAATCTCTCCTCCTTTCGGTAACACAGAACCACCAAGTCCGGTCTCGGCAGAATGCGCTCCATAGAGCAGACCCCTGCCGGCAAAAGAAGAGAACTTTCCGCGCTGAAAAGACTGAGAAAAGAAAGGCCCTCTCCCGCCGGACCGGTCGCCAAGTCCACCACCTCCTCTTCATAGTAGAAGCGCTCCGAGAGGGCCTCGCTCAAGTAGGCTGCCAGCCGCTGCTCTCCTCCCTCGAGATTTCCGAAGTAGAGGATGGAAAGCGGGCCTCGCGCACGCAGCGTCTCCTGCCACTCCGGCTTTTCAGCCGACCAGGCGGCCGAAAGCGCACTCAAAAAACAGAACCCACAGAGAAGCCTCACGCGGGATGCTTTCATGCTTTGGCGGAAATCGCCAGCAAGAAGCGCTAGGCGTCCTCCATCGCTTTCACTCCGGCTTTGCGGGCCTTCACGGCC
Proteins encoded in this window:
- a CDS encoding DUF4212 domain-containing protein — its product is MSSSPCLARYWRKNLATLAALLSVWFLVSYGCGILWVDQLDRFSFPGTHIPLGFWFAQQGSIYVFVLLIAIYVWRMNRLDREFAISE
- a CDS encoding sodium:solute symporter family protein, translated to MDAIQAWTLGIVIASFALYVGIAIWSRAGSTGEFYVAGGGVSPLANGMATGADWMSAASFISMAGLIAFAGRDGGTYLMGWTGGYVLLALLLAPYLRKFGKFTVPDFVGDRYYSTTARIVAVLCAIFISFTYVCGQMQGVGIVFARFLEVEVNLGVGIGMLIVFFYAILGGMKGITYTQVAQYCVLIFAFMVPAIFISFQMTGNVLPQVGMGGELRASGQSLLGRLEGLHEELGFASYLGGNKSTIDLFFITAALMLGTAGLPHVIVRFYTVKTVAAARLSAFWALLFIAILYTTAPAVAVFARTNLLLTTRDLPIDEAPAWFQNWQATGLIQWEDHNGDGKVQYTGNPGDPTSSLPRNELTVDRDIMVLANPEIAQLPSWVIGLVAAGGLAAALSTAAGLLLVISTAVARDLVKNTFAPEMSDQKELRIARIGAALAVVVAGYFGMNPPGFVAQVVAFAFGLAASSFFPAILLGIFHKRMNREGAIAGMLVGILFTAGYIVYFKFLQPEANHPENWLWGISPEGIGTLGMLLNFAVALVVHRFTGDAPEKVQNLVESIRSPHRKEGR
- a CDS encoding NAD(P)-dependent oxidoreductase, with the protein product MNLSLLGLGIIGSLWARHHAADGRALRTWNRSPKPEAPGFTPDIAQAVHGVDILHLCVGDIAAVESVLKQALPHLQPGALVIQSSTISPEAASHFRQETEAHGGRYLEAPFTGSGPIAEQRQTVFYVGGPEALIEEALPALAPLSRTLHRLPDERQAQAVKLSMNLQVAAITQALAEGLQLARQHGLRDDDFFKILRDNASHTKLADLKEPKLRQQDFSPQFSVKHMHKDLTLAQQAAGELPLLQLARTLEVYQLGLEAGYAEEDFSSLIRLVKP
- a CDS encoding DUF3253 domain-containing protein gives rise to the protein MSLEEAKAAIRETLAGRAPGKSICPSEAAKHLQRERWRERMEVVRTAARELAEEGVLEITQKGQVLSSSQPFRGPIRLRRSRFRTDSSGPD
- a CDS encoding DUF6268 family outer membrane beta-barrel protein, translating into MKPFLFLPLALPLSLLASPLEEDQVEESFIPAYTVGQFYYSWNADADFDSGSDELGNQEIGLQANVPLFQYQALRATTGLRFRYNQFEFDGTTFPLGNQELDLYRVLFPFDFWTRFQENLTSWVRVMPGVATDFEDLNGDAFDLTVLALLSYGFAEDWKLIGGGYYSQDTGEAVLLPAVGLIWEPSPNSRLNLTFPRFQVLFAPNDDWLFSASAYLNGASWNVEDPVNGESVQLNYGVVRLALGAEKHLGNGFWLFGDIGYQVGQSLEIEDSSRVALDTDIDGNLFLNLGLNYRF
- a CDS encoding metallophosphoesterase, with the translated sequence MPSSIACQQREGGDLWAVILDLDCAPPPIRVVSDLHLGHPKSRIGGVEGWLPLTEGAGTVLFNGDTWEGRVKERAHLASRAKLEQLQAALARRGVQALFLEGNHDPFGWEHSLATFGAGQVVVTHGHAVLEEVSPWSREVIWQREALRSLGPEGLPASLDPLLRRLQETRARARAIKPLSRERGMGFRLWQRFRPDRQWQIFLAIAQGSRRAMQFLQHFAPEARVMLSGHTHWASVFQQGSRSIVNTGAFTVPSRSLVVDLQGSLVRVREVERAGGEFRLGRDRAEIDLD
- the rplS gene encoding 50S ribosomal protein L19, producing the protein MNIIAKIEQEQMKDEFTPVNVGDTVKVHNRVIEGGKERIQIFQGLVIAKSGSGINEAFTVRKISYGEGVERVFPVHSPKIAKVEVTQEGDVRRAKLHYLRSRVGKRATLVKQKEPKK
- a CDS encoding DNA polymerase III subunit delta' C-terminal domain-containing protein → MAFTLESARHYAGEAVRRGRLAHAYLVTGPAGSGKESLAGELVRQLNGGVGESLDALSSGLVRVVRPSSKSRLVTVQQVRELERTLRVQAPRGKTKVAVLVEAERLGEGAANAFLKTLEEPPPQSLLLLLTEAPEQLLDTIRSRCLQVSLQSREIQRSEEEQEMVALLAGHFQEGRDSVAGALRLLRRVSQLLDGVRAEIQKQADSQLEAEKATYQKTTEGDWLKRREETWKALAASSYLRERTRLFDLFLGWFADAVRQQVGVSIGLEFPEQAAVSAALAGRYSLQELMEKMEAVEALREQLQSNAQETLSLEAGFLKIFG
- the tmk gene encoding dTMP kinase, translating into MAGYFITFEGSEGCGKSTQIARLKTRLEAKGRRVVSVREPGGTALGEKVRSLLQFDAAGQGMAPEAELMLFAASRAQLVREIIGPALREGAVVIADRFLDSTVVYQGMARKLGREVAEAVNALAVGDCLPDRTFLLDMEAAVATERARKVSEAAGVSDRMERENDEFFALVRRGFLDLAEEAPERFRVIDASQSVDEVSQAIWAILQEDGIHT